Proteins encoded together in one Streptomyces sp. NBC_01216 window:
- a CDS encoding excalibur calcium-binding domain-containing protein, producing MSRVLRSGCALVLALGSVAAGVSGCGSSGADGAGETGAIVTATRTVTAEPPTVPTPSRTTPSSLPPSPSSKPTPPESNPSRPSAPRPADAASTVEAYFAAINARDYRRAWELGGRNLGGSYESFRAGFADTVRDTVRLVDVRDGKVTVVLDALQADGTVRSFAGTYTVRGGVIVGADVRSVEPTPETPEGVVPTRQGDARESYPPGPPPGVPDVDCSDLPGPVVVGPSDPHRLDRDGDGIGCEPE from the coding sequence ATGAGTCGTGTGCTCCGTAGCGGTTGTGCCCTCGTCCTGGCTCTGGGGTCGGTGGCCGCGGGGGTGAGCGGCTGCGGTTCCTCCGGTGCGGACGGCGCGGGGGAGACCGGGGCGATCGTCACCGCCACCCGGACCGTCACGGCGGAGCCGCCGACCGTGCCGACCCCGTCCCGGACCACCCCGTCCTCCCTGCCGCCGTCCCCGTCGTCGAAGCCCACGCCGCCCGAGAGCAACCCGTCCAGGCCGTCCGCGCCCCGCCCCGCTGACGCGGCCTCCACGGTCGAGGCGTACTTCGCGGCGATCAACGCCCGTGACTACCGGCGGGCGTGGGAGCTCGGGGGCAGGAACCTCGGCGGCTCCTACGAGTCCTTCCGGGCGGGCTTCGCCGACACCGTCCGGGACACCGTCCGGCTCGTCGACGTCCGTGACGGCAAGGTTACGGTCGTGCTCGACGCCCTGCAGGCGGACGGGACCGTACGCTCCTTCGCCGGCACGTACACGGTCAGGGGCGGGGTCATCGTCGGCGCTGACGTGCGGTCGGTGGAGCCCACGCCCGAGACGCCCGAAGGCGTCGTGCCGACGAGGCAGGGGGACGCCCGCGAGTCCTATCCGCCGGGGCCGCCGCCGGGCGTGCCCGACGTCGACTGCTCGGATCTTCCCGGCCCCGTCGTCGTCGGCCCCTCCGACCCGCATCGCCTCGACCGCGACGGTGACGGCATCGGTTGCGAGCCCGAGTGA